The following are from one region of the Candidatus Bathyarchaeota archaeon genome:
- the fliE gene encoding flagellar hook-basal body complex protein FliE, with the protein MVVGVAGMPGSGKATVKEIAQEMDYSMVVMGDEIREEAKRRKLKPTPKNLGRLMLKLREEDGQAVVARRCVPKIERAEGNVVVVDGIRSLYEVNEFKKRFPNFFLIAIHASPETRFQRLFQRKRSDDPKSWEVFTERDLRELSVGLGDVMATADYMLINEATRVQLKRKVRKVLESVTEKWMK; encoded by the coding sequence ATTGTTGTCGGCGTAGCTGGCATGCCCGGCTCTGGGAAAGCAACAGTGAAGGAGATTGCTCAAGAAATGGACTATTCAATGGTTGTGATGGGAGACGAGATACGTGAAGAGGCTAAGCGAAGGAAACTGAAGCCCACTCCGAAAAACCTCGGCCGACTCATGCTTAAGTTGAGAGAAGAAGATGGCCAAGCTGTAGTAGCCAGACGATGTGTTCCAAAAATTGAAAGAGCAGAAGGAAACGTTGTTGTCGTTGATGGAATTCGAAGCTTGTATGAGGTAAACGAGTTCAAGAAACGTTTTCCAAACTTCTTTCTCATTGCTATTCATGCATCGCCTGAAACAAGGTTTCAACGTCTCTTTCAAAGGAAGCGAAGCGATGACCCAAAGAGCTGGGAAGTCTTCACGGAACGTGATTTGAGGGAGCTCAGCGTCGGCCTAGGAGATGTCATGGCCACGGCGGATTACATGCTCATAAACGAGGCGACGCGAGTGCAACTAAAAAGAAAAGTGCGTAAAGTTTTGGAGAGTGTGACCGAGAAGTGGATGAAATAA
- the cca gene encoding CCA tRNA nucleotidyltransferase — protein MGLTLEEVCADVLKRVTPSSEERKRILELADRLVNKVTTAAKEAGIDAKVRVEGSVAKDTWLSEEPDIDIFIRVPTTLTRESFGTTCLKIARKATEGFKQIERFAEHPYLESIVDEVRVNIVPCYQVKRGEWISATDRTPFHTDYVKPLLDETIRGEIRLLKKFMKGIGVYGAEIKIGGFSGYLCELLTLNYGSFIEVLKAIADWKEKRIIDYEGYYKGREKEAGRIFEGPLVFVDPVDKGRNVAAAVRKERLDELIVAARAFLQSLSLRFFYPKDVKILNAKGLVSAIKTRGSTIVFVKFGEVKVVSDVLWGQLYKSQRSLCKMLQQHDFNVVRDVAWSDEENLNLFIFEVEQRFLPLMKKHLGPPIRKRAECKRFLQKHVGASHTISGPYVEAGRWMVEIKRKYTDVVKLFTEKLREGGRHVGVAYLISQTIPSSLEVLVNEEVVRLYSSSPEFAKFLIEYLKGKPRWLERK, from the coding sequence TTGGGCTTAACTCTTGAAGAAGTTTGTGCAGATGTTCTGAAAAGGGTCACTCCAAGCAGTGAAGAAAGAAAGCGTATTCTCGAGTTAGCCGACAGGCTGGTAAACAAAGTAACAACTGCGGCTAAAGAAGCTGGGATAGACGCCAAGGTGCGGGTAGAGGGCTCAGTTGCAAAAGACACTTGGCTGAGCGAAGAGCCGGACATAGACATTTTCATACGGGTGCCAACCACCCTAACACGCGAATCGTTTGGAACCACTTGCCTAAAAATCGCTAGAAAAGCCACTGAGGGTTTCAAGCAGATTGAAAGATTCGCCGAGCACCCCTATCTTGAGTCTATAGTCGACGAGGTGCGAGTGAACATTGTTCCGTGTTATCAAGTCAAGCGGGGTGAATGGATCAGCGCCACCGATAGAACTCCGTTTCACACAGATTATGTGAAGCCCCTTTTGGATGAAACAATACGTGGAGAAATCAGGCTCTTAAAGAAATTCATGAAGGGCATCGGCGTTTACGGCGCCGAGATAAAGATCGGCGGGTTCAGCGGATACCTCTGCGAACTTCTCACCCTAAACTACGGATCGTTTATAGAAGTTTTGAAAGCAATAGCGGACTGGAAGGAAAAAAGAATCATTGATTATGAAGGGTATTATAAGGGAAGAGAAAAAGAGGCAGGAAGAATTTTTGAAGGACCGCTTGTTTTTGTGGATCCTGTTGATAAGGGAAGAAATGTGGCAGCAGCGGTGAGAAAGGAAAGGCTGGATGAGCTTATTGTTGCGGCAAGGGCGTTTCTTCAAAGTCTCAGTCTGAGATTCTTTTATCCAAAAGATGTCAAAATCTTGAATGCTAAAGGGCTGGTCAGTGCTATAAAAACTCGTGGATCAACCATCGTTTTTGTAAAATTCGGAGAGGTGAAAGTAGTATCAGACGTTCTGTGGGGTCAACTCTACAAATCTCAACGGTCGCTGTGTAAAATGCTTCAACAACACGATTTCAACGTCGTTCGTGATGTTGCTTGGAGCGATGAAGAAAACCTGAACTTATTTATCTTCGAGGTAGAACAGCGTTTCCTTCCACTTATGAAGAAACATTTAGGGCCTCCTATCAGGAAAAGAGCAGAGTGTAAGAGGTTTTTGCAGAAACACGTTGGAGCGTCGCACACGATTTCGGGACCATACGTAGAAGCAGGTCGCTGGATGGTGGAAATAAAACGAAAATACACAGATGTGGTGAAATTGTTCACCGAGAAATTAAGGGAAGGCGGAAGGCATGTTGGTGTAGCATATCTAATTTCTCAAACTATTCCAAGCAGTCTCGAAGTTTTGGTGAACGAAGAAGTCGTGAGACTGTATTCATCTAGTCCCGAATTTGCGAAGTTTCTAATAGAATATCTGAAAGGAAAGCCCAGATGGCTTGAGCGAAAATAG
- a CDS encoding sugar phosphate isomerase/epimerase codes for MPKTRIGLSMLFCLGAPFFSLMKRLNTIDVFHVELLDEGLHTLNGRRVKALKKVARSRGLELSLHSPFADINIASPSPVLRRTILKRQEKSIFYASQLGCRLWVFHPGLKTAVSPFYPGLEWRLNLDSVHTLLGIAKKHGVEIAIENVPEPYPFLMKSVQDFSRFYNELDEDLGLVFDIGHANVNRQTEDFIVRFSDKIVHIHASDNDGVGDQHLGIGYGTIDWNGVAKALEKVKYNGLIILESVEHVEESLQKLQKLFT; via the coding sequence TTGCCTAAAACAAGAATCGGTTTATCCATGCTCTTCTGCCTTGGGGCACCCTTCTTCTCTCTTATGAAACGCCTTAACACCATTGACGTATTCCACGTGGAACTTCTTGACGAGGGGTTGCACACGCTTAACGGCAGACGAGTAAAAGCTCTGAAGAAGGTAGCTCGATCCCGTGGCCTTGAGCTGTCGCTTCACTCACCATTTGCGGATATCAACATAGCTTCTCCCAGTCCGGTTTTGCGACGGACAATTTTGAAGCGACAAGAAAAATCCATTTTCTATGCCTCTCAACTTGGTTGTCGACTATGGGTTTTTCATCCCGGCTTAAAGACGGCGGTCAGTCCCTTTTATCCTGGATTAGAATGGCGACTGAACTTGGATTCAGTGCACACATTGTTAGGAATTGCCAAGAAGCACGGCGTTGAAATAGCGATTGAGAATGTTCCTGAGCCATATCCGTTTCTAATGAAGAGCGTGCAGGACTTTTCGCGTTTCTACAACGAGCTCGACGAAGACCTAGGACTAGTGTTTGACATAGGCCACGCGAACGTCAACCGTCAGACCGAGGATTTCATTGTACGTTTTTCTGATAAGATCGTCCACATACATGCAAGTGATAATGATGGAGTTGGCGACCAGCATCTTGGAATAGGATATGGAACCATAGACTGGAACGGTGTTGCGAAGGCGCTTGAGAAAGTCAAATACAACGGACTTATCATCTTGGAATCGGTAGAACATGTGGAAGAAAGTCTTCAAAAACTACAGAAGCTTTTCACCTAA
- a CDS encoding CPBP family intramembrane metalloprotease, which produces MRLNPLGEKLRAFLKVVGVFLVLTGIWTLYRLWSVNLIIYDGEMNWRMFFVTQIVFQLLLTLLPILFIVRYVEKRRIGSIGLSRQKFIRNAFFGIFLSLFNSIAFVCLAYVLFVPLGAGPITLTINPENLGLTSIFLMPLTFFLVVGPSEEIETRGYFQTRLLEHFGPRFAIIFSSMLFALAHVPIDILIWRYDVWMMLFHLLGVFVSGSIMGYLYYLSGVLTGPIFLHAFLDTQSLAYGFSFDYERLSPGVRFGIEGLIWTVVTILTFLLIRLLTSKLGLKIENLPWETTKTQQKGNP; this is translated from the coding sequence ATGAGGCTGAACCCTTTGGGTGAAAAGCTGAGAGCTTTTTTGAAGGTCGTTGGAGTTTTTCTGGTATTAACGGGGATTTGGACTCTCTATCGACTATGGTCTGTAAACTTGATCATTTATGATGGTGAGATGAATTGGAGAATGTTCTTTGTAACGCAGATTGTTTTTCAACTGTTACTGACGTTGTTACCGATACTTTTCATCGTTCGCTACGTTGAGAAAAGAAGAATAGGGTCAATAGGTTTATCTAGGCAAAAGTTCATTAGAAACGCATTCTTCGGGATTTTTCTCTCACTATTTAATAGTATTGCATTTGTTTGCCTTGCATACGTTCTGTTCGTTCCATTAGGAGCTGGTCCAATAACACTCACTATAAACCCTGAAAACCTAGGCCTAACTTCAATTTTTCTAATGCCCCTAACTTTCTTTTTAGTCGTCGGCCCCTCTGAAGAAATAGAGACTAGAGGATACTTTCAAACGCGTTTACTGGAACACTTTGGTCCGAGATTCGCGATAATTTTTTCTTCGATGCTTTTCGCGTTAGCACATGTTCCCATCGATATACTTATTTGGAGATATGATGTTTGGATGATGCTTTTCCATCTATTAGGGGTTTTCGTAAGTGGCTCTATAATGGGGTATCTCTATTACCTGAGCGGTGTACTGACGGGTCCAATTTTCCTACACGCTTTCTTAGATACACAATCCCTCGCTTACGGGTTTAGTTTCGACTATGAAAGATTAAGTCCCGGAGTTCGTTTCGGGATAGAAGGCCTAATCTGGACAGTTGTTACAATACTCACCTTTCTACTTATCCGCCTTCTAACATCCAAGTTAGGTTTAAAAATAGAGAATCTTCCATGGGAGACCACAAAAACCCAACAGAAAGGAAACCCGTAA
- a CDS encoding nicotinamide-nucleotide adenylyltransferase codes for MKGLFVGRFQPFHLGHLKAIKWILERCENVTVVIGSSQGSFTKRNPFTFEERKEMIKKSLEKESVKEEIYEIIGIPDVFNCERWVKSILNKAKFDVVFTRSLWVKQCFDLFEIPVKEHPMFGRYSARKIRRMMEEDKDWEELVPRTVSKSVKEIRGVERLQEAAKTDKISSANT; via the coding sequence GTGAAGGGCCTATTCGTGGGGAGGTTTCAACCTTTTCATCTGGGGCATCTAAAAGCCATAAAATGGATCTTAGAAAGATGTGAAAACGTAACTGTCGTAATAGGAAGCTCACAGGGATCCTTTACTAAAAGAAACCCATTTACATTTGAAGAAAGAAAAGAGATGATCAAAAAGTCTTTAGAAAAAGAAAGTGTTAAAGAAGAAATATATGAAATAATCGGGATTCCTGACGTCTTTAATTGTGAACGTTGGGTTAAGAGCATTTTAAACAAAGCAAAATTCGACGTTGTTTTCACAAGAAGCCTTTGGGTAAAACAATGTTTTGACCTTTTTGAAATCCCTGTGAAAGAACATCCCATGTTTGGACGTTATTCTGCTAGAAAAATTAGGAGAATGATGGAAGAAGATAAAGATTGGGAAGAACTTGTTCCGAGGACAGTAAGTAAATCCGTCAAGGAAATTCGCGGCGTAGAAAGGTTGCAGGAGGCGGCTAAAACAGATAAAATTTCATCGGCAAACACTTGA
- a CDS encoding ribose-phosphate pyrophosphokinase has product MYNTIFSSEHTLIIIPGPASPELGRKIANMLKIEVVPVEFKRFPDGESYIRFDGNAEDEDIVIVQTTSPPQNERLIQLFIMADNAKDQKAKSITAVVPYFAYARQDKRFRSGEAFSIKTLMKLLEKCGVNRIITVNSHNPKILKTFKIHIDDLSAISLLAEYFKKKGFDGAFSLSLGKKALDTAVQANKVLEGGYGCISTHRNRITGKVTIEKESLPVKNRNVIIFDDIISSGGTMIKAVKLVKAEGADKVFATCVHPLLIGDSKDRILKSGADEIVGTDCVPSPVSVVSVAPLIAEALAKRGV; this is encoded by the coding sequence GTGTACAATACTATTTTCTCCAGTGAACACACATTGATAATAATTCCAGGCCCAGCGTCCCCAGAACTAGGTCGAAAGATCGCGAACATGCTGAAAATAGAGGTTGTTCCAGTAGAGTTCAAGCGTTTTCCCGACGGAGAATCTTACATTCGATTTGACGGAAACGCAGAGGATGAGGACATTGTTATTGTTCAGACGACAAGTCCACCCCAAAATGAACGTTTAATTCAACTCTTTATTATGGCGGATAATGCGAAAGACCAAAAGGCAAAGAGCATTACCGCGGTTGTTCCATATTTTGCGTATGCGAGACAAGACAAACGCTTCAGATCCGGCGAAGCCTTCAGCATAAAAACGTTAATGAAACTTTTAGAAAAGTGTGGTGTAAACAGAATAATCACCGTAAACTCTCATAACCCTAAAATCCTAAAAACCTTCAAAATACACATTGATGATCTATCAGCCATCAGTCTCCTAGCTGAGTATTTCAAGAAAAAAGGTTTTGATGGAGCGTTTTCTCTGTCGCTTGGCAAAAAAGCGTTAGACACAGCGGTGCAGGCAAACAAGGTCTTGGAAGGTGGATACGGATGTATCTCAACTCACAGAAACCGAATAACTGGAAAAGTTACAATTGAGAAAGAATCTTTACCTGTGAAGAATCGAAACGTAATCATATTCGACGACATCATCAGCAGTGGTGGGACAATGATTAAAGCCGTCAAATTGGTTAAGGCTGAAGGCGCTGACAAAGTGTTCGCAACGTGCGTGCACCCTCTTCTCATCGGAGACTCGAAAGACAGAATCCTGAAAAGCGGTGCTGATGAAATCGTGGGCACAGACTGCGTTCCCAGCCCTGTTAGTGTTGTCTCGGTTGCTCCATTAATCGCGGAGGCGCTGGCTAAAAGAGGAGTCTAA
- the thpR gene encoding RNA 2',3'-cyclic phosphodiesterase yields MSEKIRSFIAFDIDSEPVLRKFSEAQGILVNTGAGLKLVQPRNIHITMRFLGNISLSMIDSIHEEMNKVSFAPFDVEIRGLGAFPSLKYTRVVWAGIRKGADELTNISSQLEPWLQKLGFKPDRKGFSPHLTIARVKTGRNKAELVRCIEELADYDFGVVRANCLKLKKSVLTPKGPIYSTLREVCH; encoded by the coding sequence ATGTCAGAGAAGATTCGAAGCTTTATTGCATTCGACATTGACAGCGAGCCAGTGCTGAGAAAGTTTTCAGAAGCTCAAGGGATCCTCGTTAATACGGGCGCAGGTTTGAAGCTTGTTCAACCACGAAACATACACATAACCATGCGATTCCTCGGAAACATATCCCTCAGCATGATTGACTCGATTCATGAAGAAATGAACAAGGTTTCGTTTGCTCCGTTTGACGTGGAAATCAGAGGTCTAGGCGCGTTTCCCAGTTTGAAATACACACGGGTTGTTTGGGCTGGAATCCGAAAAGGCGCAGACGAGCTTACAAATATTTCCAGTCAACTGGAACCATGGCTCCAGAAACTGGGCTTTAAACCAGACCGGAAAGGATTCAGTCCGCACCTCACAATTGCCCGCGTAAAAACAGGACGAAATAAGGCTGAACTCGTCCGATGCATCGAGGAGCTGGCAGACTACGATTTTGGTGTTGTTAGGGCTAACTGCTTGAAGCTGAAAAAGAGCGTTTTGACGCCAAAAGGACCTATCTACTCGACCTTGAGAGAAGTTTGCCATTGA
- a CDS encoding ArsR family transcriptional regulator: MRVHEMHSEKELNGHKVCEALSLPSRMRILQELIKAYPNRLTISKLQQITSEPRMTVWFHMNKLREANLVELNGSRRGFKAVTRALIIRFNGNGIQLEEEKE; this comes from the coding sequence ATGAGAGTTCATGAGATGCATTCTGAAAAAGAGTTAAACGGTCATAAGGTATGTGAAGCTCTAAGTCTTCCCAGTCGAATGCGCATACTGCAAGAACTCATAAAAGCATACCCAAATAGGCTAACGATTTCCAAACTGCAACAGATAACGTCGGAGCCACGCATGACCGTCTGGTTCCACATGAACAAGCTTAGGGAAGCAAACCTCGTCGAGCTAAACGGGTCTAGGCGAGGTTTCAAAGCCGTAACAAGGGCGTTGATCATACGGTTTAACGGAAATGGGATTCAGTTGGAGGAGGAGAAGGAGTAA
- the rnz gene encoding ribonuclease Z — protein sequence MSLRVVFLGTAGSIPTPQRSLPAIAVQRKGELFLFDCGEGVQRQMIKAKVSFHRKMKIFITHMHGDHVLGLPGLLQTMSLLDREKKLEIYGPPGIKAFVEAIKQTVQFVLTFPIEISEIEDAGVVYEEKEYEVDTIWTEHVIPSLAYALVEKPRPGKFYPKKAKSLGVPEGPLWSKLQHSSTVKLPDGRIVKPEEVLGPPRPGRKIVYTGDTKLLNSIIKFAEGADLLIHDATFDDELWEKAEEDGHSTPSQAAEVAKKAKAKWLVLTHISARYKTADLLLEQAKKTFPRVDVAEDFMKIDLPLLDA from the coding sequence ATGAGCTTACGTGTTGTCTTTTTAGGAACCGCGGGAAGCATCCCAACGCCTCAGAGAAGCCTGCCAGCTATTGCTGTTCAACGAAAAGGTGAGCTTTTTCTATTTGATTGCGGCGAAGGCGTTCAAAGACAGATGATCAAAGCTAAGGTGAGTTTCCATCGAAAAATGAAAATTTTCATTACGCATATGCATGGAGACCATGTGCTCGGTTTGCCTGGGCTTCTTCAAACCATGTCCTTGTTGGATAGGGAAAAGAAACTGGAGATTTACGGGCCTCCCGGGATCAAAGCATTTGTGGAAGCGATTAAGCAAACTGTTCAGTTTGTGCTCACTTTTCCCATAGAAATTTCTGAAATTGAGGATGCTGGCGTGGTCTATGAGGAGAAAGAATACGAAGTAGATACGATTTGGACGGAACATGTTATTCCAAGTCTGGCCTATGCGCTTGTGGAAAAACCTCGACCAGGAAAATTCTATCCAAAGAAAGCGAAATCTTTAGGGGTTCCAGAAGGGCCCCTATGGTCAAAACTACAGCATAGTTCAACAGTCAAGCTTCCAGATGGACGAATTGTCAAGCCTGAAGAAGTGTTGGGTCCTCCACGCCCCGGAAGGAAAATCGTCTATACAGGGGACACCAAGCTTTTGAATAGCATCATAAAGTTCGCTGAAGGCGCAGACTTGTTGATTCATGACGCCACATTTGATGACGAATTGTGGGAGAAAGCTGAAGAGGACGGGCACTCTACCCCCAGCCAAGCAGCGGAGGTTGCAAAAAAGGCGAAGGCTAAGTGGCTGGTACTAACTCATATCAGTGCACGATACAAGACAGCTGACCTTTTGCTTGAACAAGCGAAGAAGACGTTCCCTCGCGTAGACGTGGCTGAAGACTTTATGAAGATTGACCTACCGCTCCTAGACGCTTAG
- a CDS encoding radical SAM protein codes for MVKEAMLYEELPGNKVRCNLCGRRCIIAEGAVGFCLVRKNEKGELYSLVYAKACSVCVDPIT; via the coding sequence ATGGTAAAAGAAGCCATGCTTTACGAAGAGTTGCCAGGAAACAAGGTGCGATGCAACCTTTGCGGGAGGCGTTGCATAATAGCTGAAGGCGCTGTAGGGTTCTGTTTGGTTAGAAAAAATGAGAAAGGGGAGCTCTACTCGCTCGTGTACGCCAAAGCCTGCTCCGTATGTGTTGATCCGATAACAA
- a CDS encoding ArsR family transcriptional regulator, whose amino-acid sequence MSEELKDEMKKLKEELANMKEQLSELSEMSDRLRKKPRLFHIDMGEKIHDYVGDIMEGVAEGISGELERSVFIGPHGVRVSRGRRKEDVVKTDPAKAASAMSALGNEYRLRILGELMYGGRYISELQDKLFEITASTLSSHLDVLEKAGLVAQEKVRGRYLITIPGRMAYKMAKKIARFIEKELEPE is encoded by the coding sequence ATGTCGGAAGAATTGAAAGATGAAATGAAAAAGCTCAAGGAAGAACTAGCCAATATGAAGGAACAACTAAGCGAGCTAAGCGAGATGTCGGATAGACTGCGAAAGAAGCCTCGACTTTTTCATATAGACATGGGGGAAAAAATACACGACTACGTTGGGGACATTATGGAAGGCGTGGCAGAAGGAATCAGCGGCGAACTTGAAAGGTCCGTGTTTATCGGCCCACACGGCGTAAGGGTGTCTAGAGGAAGACGCAAAGAAGATGTGGTCAAAACTGACCCTGCAAAAGCGGCTTCTGCAATGAGCGCCCTCGGAAACGAGTATAGGCTGAGGATTCTAGGGGAACTTATGTACGGTGGACGGTACATTAGTGAACTGCAAGACAAACTTTTTGAAATCACCGCTAGCACGCTTTCCAGCCATCTCGACGTTCTTGAAAAGGCTGGTTTAGTAGCTCAAGAGAAGGTTAGAGGAAGATATCTAATTACCATACCCGGAAGAATGGCGTACAAAATGGCGAAAAAAATCGCAAGGTTCATTGAGAAGGAACTGGAACCAGAATGA
- a CDS encoding hydroxymethylglutaryl-CoA reductase, degradative: MSRTSQISGFYKLTPKKRVQIVKDFAGLTDEEVETLLSTGSLKLELANRMIENVVGAFPIPLGIAVNFLINGRDYLIPMAIDEPSVVAAASYAAKMTRAKGGFHTSSTEPIMIGQIQAVNIDDPYGAKMAVLAAKEKILQKANEQDPMLVSVGGGAKDLDVKVIHATSGPMVITELHVDCRDAMGANAVNTMAEAVAPLIERITHGRVYLRIISNLATKRLARAWTVVTKEELGGEKIVDGIIEAYNFAAADPYRAATHNKGILNGIIGVVIATCNDHRAVEAGAHAYAARSGQYSPLTVWEKNKDGDLVGSIELPMAVGTVGGATRVHPVAKIALKILGVKTANELAEVLAAVGLAQNLGALRALAHEGIQRGHMALHARNVAIMAGASGELIDLIVEKMVEERKVRLDRAKELVEEYGKAK; encoded by the coding sequence TTGAGTAGAACGTCTCAGATTTCAGGATTCTATAAACTAACCCCAAAAAAAAGAGTGCAAATCGTAAAAGACTTTGCTGGTTTAACAGATGAAGAAGTTGAAACTCTCCTATCCACAGGGTCTCTAAAGCTGGAGTTAGCCAACCGAATGATCGAGAACGTCGTAGGAGCATTTCCCATACCCCTCGGAATTGCAGTTAACTTTCTAATCAATGGACGAGACTATTTGATTCCGATGGCGATTGATGAGCCTTCCGTAGTGGCTGCAGCCAGCTACGCGGCGAAGATGACAAGAGCAAAGGGTGGCTTCCACACTAGCAGCACCGAGCCAATCATGATTGGACAAATCCAAGCGGTAAATATAGACGACCCGTATGGGGCTAAGATGGCTGTTCTGGCGGCAAAAGAGAAAATCCTCCAGAAGGCGAACGAGCAGGATCCCATGCTGGTTTCGGTTGGAGGAGGCGCCAAAGACCTAGACGTAAAGGTGATACATGCTACCAGTGGCCCCATGGTCATCACCGAGCTTCACGTAGACTGCAGAGATGCAATGGGTGCAAACGCTGTCAACACTATGGCAGAGGCTGTTGCTCCGCTGATTGAAAGAATTACGCACGGCCGAGTGTATCTGAGAATCATTTCTAACCTAGCCACAAAACGGCTGGCAAGAGCTTGGACTGTCGTGACAAAGGAGGAATTAGGTGGAGAAAAAATCGTAGACGGCATCATAGAAGCTTACAACTTCGCTGCCGCCGACCCGTACCGCGCCGCAACACACAACAAAGGCATACTCAACGGCATAATCGGTGTCGTAATCGCTACATGCAACGACCACCGCGCCGTAGAGGCGGGAGCCCACGCCTACGCAGCAAGATCAGGCCAGTACAGTCCGCTAACAGTCTGGGAGAAGAACAAAGACGGAGACCTCGTAGGCTCAATTGAACTACCAATGGCTGTGGGAACCGTTGGAGGCGCCACAAGAGTGCACCCCGTGGCTAAAATAGCATTGAAGATTTTGGGTGTAAAAACCGCCAATGAGCTGGCTGAAGTTTTAGCCGCCGTGGGGCTGGCACAGAACCTTGGTGCATTGAGAGCACTGGCTCATGAGGGTATCCAGAGGGGGCACATGGCACTGCACGCTCGAAACGTGGCGATTATGGCTGGAGCATCTGGAGAACTGATCGATCTAATAGTTGAAAAGATGGTTGAAGAACGTAAAGTAAGGTTAGACCGAGCCAAAGAACTAGTTGAAGAATATGGGAAAGCGAAGTGA
- a CDS encoding serine/threonine protein kinase, which translates to MHQNEQIPLEQLNKEKYARVLCYPKYDLKELRKRLEELKRLGIETLEFSGGKTAFNVPVLGKGCVGIVVITHTDRGKVALKIRRVDADRAGMQHEAEMLRKANAIEVGPNLFDVTENFLLMEFIEGPLLPKWVEMSSGKGTTARIRQVLRNVLEQCWRLDEEGLDHGELSTAPKHILVRMNDEPCIVDFETASVNRRVSNVTSICQYLFLGSRVAKMIKRKLGKIDKAQLIETLRNYKRERTRENFENILNTCKLRKV; encoded by the coding sequence TTGCATCAAAACGAACAAATCCCTCTAGAGCAACTCAATAAAGAGAAATACGCTCGAGTCTTGTGTTATCCAAAATATGATTTGAAGGAATTAAGAAAGCGTCTTGAGGAGCTAAAGAGGCTCGGCATTGAGACATTAGAGTTCTCTGGAGGAAAAACAGCTTTTAACGTGCCAGTTTTAGGTAAAGGCTGCGTAGGCATAGTAGTCATCACTCACACGGACCGAGGAAAAGTTGCATTGAAAATTCGCAGGGTAGACGCAGATAGAGCTGGGATGCAACACGAAGCGGAAATGTTGAGAAAAGCAAACGCTATCGAGGTTGGTCCAAATCTGTTCGATGTCACCGAGAACTTCCTTCTAATGGAGTTTATTGAAGGCCCCTTGCTTCCAAAATGGGTTGAAATGTCAAGTGGGAAGGGAACGACGGCTAGGATTCGACAGGTCTTGCGAAACGTCTTGGAACAGTGCTGGAGACTGGACGAAGAAGGCTTAGACCATGGAGAGTTGAGCACAGCCCCAAAACACATTCTAGTACGCATGAATGACGAACCTTGCATAGTAGATTTCGAAACCGCCAGCGTCAACCGAAGAGTTTCCAACGTAACCTCAATCTGTCAATATCTCTTCTTGGGAAGCCGTGTCGCAAAGATGATAAAGAGGAAACTCGGTAAAATCGATAAAGCACAACTAATAGAGACCTTGAGAAACTATAAGCGAGAACGCACACGGGAAAACTTCGAAAACATCTTGAACACATGCAAACTCCGTAAGGTTTAG
- a CDS encoding CinA family protein produces the protein MGVAESATGGLISHRITNIPGSSEYFEGSIISYSDKVKTNLLAVKESTLRNYGAVSSETSKEMAQGVRREMDVDIGLASTGIAGPGGGTSEKPVGLVYIGLAIKDVLISKKYIFHGNRDENKKTFSDAALSTLKKYLLKL, from the coding sequence ATGGGTGTCGCTGAATCGGCTACAGGAGGGTTAATATCGCATAGAATAACAAATATTCCGGGCAGCTCTGAATATTTTGAAGGATCTATAATTTCTTATAGTGACAAAGTAAAAACGAATCTTTTAGCCGTTAAGGAAAGTACCCTCAGAAATTATGGGGCGGTGAGCTCTGAAACTAGTAAAGAGATGGCTCAGGGAGTCAGAAGAGAAATGGACGTTGATATAGGCTTGGCGTCTACCGGCATTGCTGGACCTGGCGGTGGTACTTCAGAAAAACCTGTTGGTCTAGTCTATATAGGATTGGCAATCAAAGATGTTCTTATATCTAAAAAATATATTTTTCATGGAAATCGAGATGAAAATAAAAAGACTTTCTCAGATGCAGCTTTAAGCACACTGAAGAAATATTTATTGAAATTATGA